The Alnus glutinosa chromosome 10, dhAlnGlut1.1, whole genome shotgun sequence DNA window aagccttaattaaagagcactaatttttttttctcataatattattttttaccataattgaggccttaattaaagaacaTTAACTAACTTTTTGTCATAATtggggttttaattttttttataaaagaaatttaattatacTATTACTATTTGGGGCTTTATATAATTGGAGGCCTTAGACAATTGCCTAATTTGTCTAGCCTATCAGCTGGCCCCGAGACTATTAAGGCTATATCTTTATTGTATTAAAGTATGTTGATAATACAAAAATGGgcatatttgtttgtttggtacCATCAAACTTGCATACTTCATCAGATTTTAAAGATTTAGGGCAAAGCTCACAAAAGTGGTTCATTTGACCTTGTGAAGGTGGTTGGATTTTCATGTCCCATGTATATATCACGTGCTTGTAATGTCAATTTAACCTACCTTTTCATTCAAAGCTACTCTGCTAAATTAATTAGGTATAGCTCTCCATCCTTAAAACGCCAAATTTTGATTAAGACCGTGAACTTATCTCCGCTTATACAACTATTAGCGAGCTAGCTTTATAGATTTGGTTTTGGTTTCATTAAAGACTAAGGGGAGTGATCCTTGCACTCTTtgtgcacaacaatgacacaacacaaAGGTACATTGGGGTCGGACCTAATGTGTGGGTCCCACCtcaatgtgccttggtgttatgtcattgttgtgcattatgagtattttgatcatttcccttaatcattactcttttattattcgaattgctaataatttaaGCAGTAAGTATGAGAGTCTTTACAGGATTCACTTGTCCGAGCAGATTTTGGATAGCTTATCTACCTGTTTAGACTTGTTGGCCTCGTAAGGACACTCTCATATATTTGTTGCCTGAATTACTAGCAATTCGGACAGTAAATTGTTGAGAATCTGAATTTGTTCAAACAACCGAATACAAGTAATTTTTGGAGAATAAGTCATTTTTAACATTTACAGCTGCCGCGAGGGTAATTTTGTCTTTTGGCACTTCCAAGCTAGGGGcatttttgaaagattaaaCGGGAAAGTGCCACGTGTATCATTTTCCATCCACATTTAACGCCTAAATCTTACTCGGAACCTACTCATTACAAACCTGATAGTTTGGAAGGAGTCATTACAAAATTAGTTATGCATGCACCTAGTAGCTCTTGAAGCCACCCTTCACATTAATGTTCTTATGTCGCTATTATTGATCATTCCAATAACATGCTTTTATATTGGGGGTTAGTCCTTTGCAGTTGTCTATTTCTCTTGAGCAGTTCATGCAATCAAAATTAAACCTATATATCAGAGAAGTGTTCTACATCATATGTTTAGTCCAGAAAACAATGCAATAGACAAAAATTCTGGGAATTGAACATTAAATATGAATTGAATTATCCAAAAATCACCTCAGCAGAAGATTTTCCAAAAAGTATCGACCACTTCCTATGAAATTTCCCCgaccatattttcaaaaattctaATCCATTTCTTATTCTGGCATACTACCCTCTTACAAACCCTACTATATTGTTTACATAACTTGACATCCTACAAACCTACTGAATTGTTTACAAACTAAGACATTAATATTGCAACTCCAGTGAAGCCAACCTTCATTAATCAAGCAAATCTGGCAGCCGTTTCTTCCTGAACGCATCTGCTTTTGCCAACTGTGCTGCACATGCTTTGTTTGGGAATATGTTTTCTGCCTTCATCCTCTCTCGAAACCCATAAGCAGGAGCTTTGGCATTGATATATGCCTGGATCAGAATCTCAAATGGCTTGAGTCGACCGGCATACTGTAACTGCTTCATTCTGTGAAATACTTTCTCAGTGTTATGTATATCACCCCGCTTTGCATACTGTTCCATGACAACCATGTATGTGTTGAACAGCGGCCTGGTCCGGGTCTGCTGAGCTGCCTTGTTCAAAATGGAGTCAGCTTTTTCCACGTCCCCAGCTCCCAAATAGAGCCTCACTAGCGCATCCCAAGCAAAGGGGCCAATCCAGCACCCGCTATCTCCCATCTGCTTCACAAAATCCTTCCCCTTAGTCACAAGCTTATGGTTAACATAAACTTCCAGAAGTTCAGAGTAATGCTTTGAAGACAGTTTCTTCCACTTCTGAAGCATCATTTCAAAGATTGCTTCTGCATTTTCTACTTTGCCCAGCTTGCCCCAAGCTTTGACACCAGCAGAACACTCCCTCAACGTTGGATCCAATTCGCATTCCTTCCAAATTCTAGCGACATCATCCGAATGGCCAAGAGAAGCATATAGAGGTAGCAATGCTCCACGTGCCTTAATACTTTCCTTCAACTCTCCTTCTTCAATTTCCATCAGTACAGTTAGAGCTTTATCTTTTAACCCCCCAGATATATAGTGTCTAGCCATTGTAGTTAAAACATTGATGTCAGGTAGCACTCCTTCAGCCTTCATAGTCTCAAACAATTGCTCCATCCTTACAATGTCATTGCACGCACCTTTGATGTCTATTAGGAGCCTATATGTCAGAAGAGATGGCTTGGCATTTTCTTTCTCCATTAACAACAAGATATCGGCTACCCTTTTCTTGTCAAGCTTCTTGTAGAGAGTGATCATTTGATTGCAGGCATAAACAGTGATTGGCAATTTCAGCTCCCTGATTTTCTTGAACACGGCCTCTGCTTTCCTCATGTTACAAGCATGGACACAGGCAGCTAGGAGGGCTTCGTATACTAGTTCACCTCTAAAGGACTTTGGAATATCCTCTATGTACCTCTCTGCCCTTTGGATACCTTGCACTTTAGCAATCAAATCAAGGCGAGAAGCATAGTGTTGTTCAGTATGGTCAATTTTCATTGTAGCATCCAACCACTCTGAGAACTGCAACCAAGCATTAAACCAACTACATAGGGTCAGCTATATGAATCTTTTTCTGCCATATCTAGCTTTAAATTTCATGACATTGTTTGCGATGCAGATCATTGTTGCCATCACTAAGCTAATAGGTCAGGCACCATGTAACTGACACCAGGAAACGACTATCCACGGCAAGAGATATGGTGTTGAAACACAAAGAAAAACTATGCAAAGGAGACTCCAAATCATCCATCAATTCAACTGATAATTCTATGGGTGCACACCACATTTAAACCATCATAACCTGACTTCATTAAAGGCATGGGACAAGTTTGGTGAAGTGTTCACTGTGTCCTAGGCAGACCACAAGCCAAAAAATTGTATCATTTTAATAGGtaacataaaacaaaatcacTTTGTGATATGTTATGATCTATTCAATTAAACCTTGCCACAAAATGTAAATGCAAAATGTGAACTACAAAATGCAATTTCAAATGTAGAACGAAAATGTAATGCAAAGCAATGCTGTTTTGTTTGATTCATTCGCCTGCACCTTCAGGGATAAAACATAATTGATGAGTAGCAGGAAACAGAACAAATACTGGACAGGCCAGACAGAATATATTGTAGCCTTTTGCTGAATGATGATAGCTAACCAAGCAAGCAAAAACTCCAAAATTCCAAGGAGGTTCCTCTATTCTAAGATATGGTGGCGATATGCATAATGTGAGATATACAAGTGTATACAGCGGTAGTGTGGAGAGGTGAGAGCAGTTTTTAATCCTTCAGCGATAAGTTGGTGGACAAGCTATTCCGCCAACCATGAATGAGGAACGCATTACCAAATAAGAAATTGGTTCACTGCCAGTAACACCACCCAGATCAGgtaattatataaaaagtcTGTCACATGCTCAACATGGTTATGATGCTTTTGCAAGTAGGTATATTCACGTGGTACGAGGCTTAATTGTGTTGAGTTATATGGAGATGCAAGTGATGGTAGAAAAGGTCGGGGGAAGAATTCTTGTTGGACAGCTATAGCTGTAGATAGCCATCTTgcaatttatttccctttttcaCCCTTTCAGACCTAAAAGTTCAGAAAAGGCCAAAGGTGGCATAAACCAAAGAAACAACCTAAATAGCTAAACACAAGTAAGACCATAAAAGATTAAGACATTGGATATACAATGgaagaaaatagagaatagGAAATATAATCTGGACAAAAGAAATCATAGATAGTGGATATGTAGCTTCTACAGTGAAACACCAGCACCTCCAGAAGTATGACAAGGGTTGCAAATAGCCATGCTTGGAGCTGTTCAAGGGTTGTGAACAATATAAGcatcaagaaaaggaaaaggaaaagaaaaagggataaAGAGAGGAAAATAGAGAATCAAAGAAACTAGGGAACCATGCCTCCAATAAACCAAGtactttttttataagtaaatgcaaattttataaataacagcataaggcgcccctagtacacacgaaGTATACGAGAAACAAACACCTCAACACGACCCGCCCCAAACAACATCCCACAAAACAAACCCAATAAACCAAGTACTCAATAGTTCTTTAATCAAAGTCACAGATGTATTTATAAATCCTTCAGCTGAACCACTTTTAAAGTGTTGATGAACCATAAGCCCCAAAAGCTAAAGCTATTACATGAAAAGACCcaactattttttcttttctttttttgattagtTTTTTGACCCCAAGGGAGAGGAGGAAtgagagattcaaactagtgaccccGTTTCATTAGGTGTAGTCCCTATCCGATTAACCTACCCCTTGGGGTCAAGACCCAACTAATATATAAAACCATCAAGCTCCAAATTTACCGTCATAGAGTCAGACTGacagaaagaaaaatagagacaTACAGGCCCAACCAACCAAATAGATGCAAATGCAGATAGAAATGAGCTTCTGACTGGAGtcaaagaacaaacaaaaaccaGGGGCTTGATACCAAAAACCATCAGCCCTCAGCCCATAAGTTTAAATTGTTAGGAAGTAGCCATAAATACACTAAAACTGTGGTATTAGAGGTTTCCACCATCCATATCAACTGGCTTCTTAGATTACTTTCCAAGTGTTGATCTTCCCAACAAGCAACATAAGATATTTACGGTTGCCCTCAGAAGAATGGTGGTAAGGCCTAGCTCTTGAGAATAATGGCAATGTACACTATCATAGGTCCAGGCTGGTATCTCTAATT harbors:
- the LOC133878794 gene encoding pentatricopeptide repeat-containing protein At1g80270, mitochondrial-like; amino-acid sequence: MWSLRRAVQPFKKQGYGLEASRVFCVKSDTSSNVRGDRAIMCCPAELISTRVLSVNVFHHTTVLDRIFVVSRSLCLQADARSSGENPDVEDGFLESDVIEENNAEEEDGEEVASEPGIMDDDLSDSEIGVGGKDSDKEKVLGLCKALMDAPSHSVASVLKKWAEEGNDLERLRISSIIINLRKRRMYGKALQFSEWLDATMKIDHTEQHYASRLDLIAKVQGIQRAERYIEDIPKSFRGELVYEALLAACVHACNMRKAEAVFKKIRELKLPITVYACNQMITLYKKLDKKRVADILLLMEKENAKPSLLTYRLLIDIKGACNDIVRMEQLFETMKAEGVLPDINVLTTMARHYISGGLKDKALTVLMEIEEGELKESIKARGALLPLYASLGHSDDVARIWKECELDPTLRECSAGVKAWGKLGKVENAEAIFEMMLQKWKKLSSKHYSELLEVYVNHKLVTKGKDFVKQMGDSGCWIGPFAWDALVRLYLGAGDVEKADSILNKAAQQTRTRPLFNTYMVVMEQYAKRGDIHNTEKVFHRMKQLQYAGRLKPFEILIQAYINAKAPAYGFRERMKAENIFPNKACAAQLAKADAFRKKRLPDLLD